In the Nicotiana tabacum cultivar K326 chromosome 16, ASM71507v2, whole genome shotgun sequence genome, one interval contains:
- the LOC107826767 gene encoding protein DCL homolog, chloroplastic produces MAAPLLLRGFPLLRLRFCNQRLQSPSFVLLAPRLFSASSESGQPYDDAASIEDNTTTVLRTKDPPKYPRWPDPDYRKWKERETQILKDIEPVIFLAKEIIHSDRYMDGERLTAEDEKIVVDKLLAYHPHCEDKIGCGLDSIMVDRHPQFRRSRCLFVVRTDGGWIDFSYQKCLRQYIRDKYPSYAEKFIKEHFKRGS; encoded by the exons ATGGCTGCTCCGCTGCTCCTCAGAGGGTTCCCGCTTCTCCGGCTCCGCTTCTGCAATCAACGTCTCCAGAGTCCTAGCTTCGTATTACTTGCTCCAAGGCTTTTTTCAGCTTCTTCCGAGTCGGGTCAGCCCTACGATGACGCTGCGTCCATTGAGGACAATACTACCACCGTTCTAAGGACCAAGGACCCGCCCAAGTACCCGAGGTGGCCCGACCCGGACTATAGAAAATGGAAAGAACGAGAAACTCAGATACTCAAAGACATTGAGCCCGTTATTTTCCTTGCCAAAGAAATTATCCACTCCGATAG GTATATGGATGGAGAACGTCTGACAGCAGAAGATGAGAAAATAGTGGTAGACAAGCTTCTTGCTTACCATCCCCATTGTGAGGATAAAATTGGATGTGGCCTCGACTCAATTATG GTCGATCGGCATCCCCAATTCAGACGTTCTAGGTGTCTCTTTGTCGTGAGAACTGATGGTGGATGGATAGACTTTTCCTACCAGAAGTGTTTAAGACAGTACATTCGAGATAAGTACCCTTCTTATGCCGAAAAATTCATAAAAGAACACTTCAAACGTGGTAGTTGA